From Nocardia sp. XZ_19_385, the proteins below share one genomic window:
- a CDS encoding MFS transporter encodes MSVRNPVRPTGNEPGDNPSGLRRVVAASMAGTVVEWYEFFLYGTAATLVFSKVFFAQGTSELDAILAAFVTYAVGFAARPLGGIVFGHFGDKYGRKKLLQFSLLLVGAATFLMGCLPTFAQIGYWAPALLVTLRFIQGFAVGGEWGGAVLLVAEHSPNARRGFWASWPQAGVPVGNLLATLALLVLTSTLSDAAFLSWGWRVAFWLSAVVVLVGYYIRTKVTDAPIFVAAQQEMEQIKATSFSVVEVMKRYPRGVFTAMGLRFGENILYYLVVTFTITYLKVQVGTDTKVILWWLLAAHAVHFFAIPAAGYLSDRFGRRPVYLVGAITGGTWGFFAFPMMDSGHNVVIMSAIIIGLVFHALMYAAQPAIMAEMFPTRMRYSGVSLGYQVTSIVAGSLAPIIAVRLLNTFDSAVPIAWYLAGAATVTVIAVFFAKETKGLDLASVDAADRAMIAEPAVAK; translated from the coding sequence ATGAGCGTGCGCAATCCAGTGCGGCCGACCGGCAACGAGCCGGGTGATAACCCTTCCGGACTCAGACGGGTGGTCGCCGCCTCCATGGCGGGCACGGTCGTCGAGTGGTACGAGTTCTTCCTCTACGGCACCGCGGCCACGCTGGTGTTCAGCAAGGTGTTCTTCGCCCAGGGCACCAGCGAACTGGATGCGATCCTGGCCGCGTTCGTCACCTACGCGGTCGGCTTCGCGGCGCGCCCACTGGGCGGCATCGTGTTCGGGCACTTCGGTGACAAGTACGGCCGGAAGAAGCTGCTGCAGTTCAGTCTGCTGCTCGTCGGCGCGGCCACCTTCCTGATGGGCTGTCTGCCGACGTTCGCCCAAATCGGTTACTGGGCACCGGCTCTGCTGGTCACGCTCCGCTTCATCCAGGGCTTCGCGGTGGGCGGTGAGTGGGGCGGCGCGGTGCTGCTGGTCGCCGAGCACAGCCCGAACGCCAGGCGCGGCTTCTGGGCGAGCTGGCCGCAAGCCGGTGTGCCCGTGGGTAATCTGCTCGCCACCCTGGCCCTGCTGGTCCTGACCTCGACCCTATCGGATGCCGCGTTCCTGAGTTGGGGCTGGCGCGTGGCCTTCTGGCTGTCGGCGGTCGTCGTCCTGGTCGGCTACTACATCCGCACCAAGGTCACCGACGCCCCGATCTTCGTCGCCGCGCAGCAGGAGATGGAGCAGATCAAGGCCACCTCGTTCAGCGTGGTGGAGGTCATGAAGCGTTATCCCCGTGGCGTTTTCACCGCGATGGGCCTGCGGTTCGGCGAGAACATCCTCTACTACCTGGTCGTCACCTTCACCATCACCTACCTCAAGGTGCAAGTCGGCACCGACACCAAGGTGATCCTGTGGTGGCTGCTCGCCGCGCACGCCGTGCACTTCTTCGCGATCCCCGCGGCCGGGTACCTCAGCGACCGATTCGGCCGGCGCCCGGTCTATCTCGTCGGCGCGATCACCGGGGGCACCTGGGGCTTCTTCGCCTTCCCGATGATGGACAGCGGCCACAACGTGGTCATCATGTCCGCGATCATCATCGGCCTGGTGTTCCATGCCCTGATGTACGCCGCCCAACCGGCCATCATGGCGGAGATGTTCCCGACCCGGATGCGGTATTCCGGTGTGTCCCTGGGCTATCAGGTGACCTCGATCGTGGCGGGTTCGCTGGCGCCGATCATCGCGGTACGACTGTTGAACACCTTCGACTCCGCGGTACCGATCGCTTGGTATCTCGCGGGCGCCGCCACCGTGACGGTCATCGCGGTGTTCTTCGCCAAGGAGACAAAGGGTTTGGATCTCGCCAGCGTCGACGCGGCGGACCGTGCCATGATCGCTGAGCCCGCGGTGGCCAAATGA
- a CDS encoding ABC transporter ATP-binding protein: protein MTALTVEDVTLTYPDGADRLTALNRVHLTVGGGEIAAITGPSGSGKSSLLAAASTLIRPDSGRIRLETPDRTMDLAQLTRREAAAVRRAAIGIVFQQPNLIPALTAVEQLEAMSHLGQQWFTSPARRRETRTKAMDLLAAVGLADQHAKRPAQLSGGQRQRVNIARALMNDPALLVIDEPTSALDTERGAAIIDLILDVAHTHHAATLLVTHDRTHLHQMTSVYAMTDGVLTQSRAAARAA, encoded by the coding sequence ATGACTGCCCTCACCGTCGAAGACGTCACCCTCACCTACCCCGATGGCGCCGACCGCCTCACCGCCCTGAATCGCGTGCACCTCACCGTCGGCGGTGGCGAGATCGCCGCCATCACCGGCCCTTCCGGCTCCGGCAAGTCCAGCCTGCTCGCCGCCGCTTCCACGCTGATCCGCCCGGACTCCGGCCGCATCCGTCTCGAAACCCCGGACCGCACAATGGATCTCGCCCAGCTGACCCGCCGCGAAGCCGCCGCCGTGCGCCGTGCCGCCATCGGCATCGTCTTCCAGCAACCGAACCTGATCCCCGCACTCACCGCCGTCGAACAGCTCGAGGCCATGTCCCACCTCGGCCAGCAGTGGTTCACCTCTCCGGCCCGACGCCGCGAAACCCGCACCAAGGCAATGGATCTGCTCGCCGCCGTCGGCCTCGCCGACCAGCACGCCAAGCGCCCCGCCCAACTCTCCGGCGGCCAACGCCAACGCGTCAACATCGCCCGCGCCCTGATGAACGACCCGGCCCTGCTCGTCATCGACGAACCCACCAGCGCCCTCGACACCGAACGAGGCGCCGCCATCATCGACCTCATCCTCGACGTAGCCCACACCCACCACGCCGCCACCCTCCTGGTCACCCACGACCGCACCCACCTGCACCAGATGACCTCGGTCTACGCCATGACCGACGGCGTCCTCACCCAGTCCCGAGCTGCCGCCCGCGCCGCCTGA
- a CDS encoding ABC transporter permease, giving the protein MFVALRDLRAARGRFGLIALVVTLVALLVSFLGGLTAGLAHQNISAVESLSADQLVFADTGAGPSFDASALSPQQVTAWQQAAGSTGTVEPVGISRAEADHAGSPPAQVALFGAVPVTVGNRAATETGSIVLSDGAAKSLHAAAGDTVSLGGRTFTVAAVNGDDWYSHTPVVWLTPADWQSVSPRGGEATVLAVSGIADVDAVNAAAHTTTTTVSGSLGALASYQAENGSLTLMTVLLFAISALVIGAFFTVWTVQRMPDIATLKALGATSGSLVRDALAQAAIVLAAGVGLGLGITVVAATFMGDALPFVLSPATTLLPAAALIVLGLFGAAFALRFLFTTDPLTALGAAR; this is encoded by the coding sequence ATGTTCGTAGCACTGCGGGATCTCCGGGCCGCACGCGGCCGATTCGGCCTGATCGCACTGGTCGTCACGCTGGTAGCGCTGCTGGTGAGCTTCCTCGGCGGGCTCACCGCCGGGCTCGCGCATCAGAATATTTCGGCGGTCGAGTCGCTGTCGGCCGATCAGCTGGTGTTCGCCGACACCGGCGCGGGACCGTCGTTCGACGCGTCCGCGCTGAGCCCGCAGCAGGTGACCGCGTGGCAGCAGGCCGCCGGTTCCACCGGCACAGTCGAGCCGGTCGGGATCAGCCGCGCCGAGGCCGATCACGCCGGGTCGCCGCCCGCACAGGTCGCCCTCTTCGGTGCCGTGCCCGTCACTGTCGGCAACCGTGCGGCAACCGAGACGGGCAGCATCGTCCTGAGCGACGGCGCGGCGAAGAGCCTGCACGCGGCGGCCGGTGACACCGTCAGCCTCGGCGGCCGGACCTTCACCGTCGCCGCGGTCAACGGCGACGACTGGTACAGCCACACCCCCGTGGTCTGGCTGACGCCCGCCGACTGGCAATCGGTGAGCCCACGCGGTGGCGAGGCGACCGTGCTCGCGGTGTCCGGCATCGCCGACGTGGACGCGGTGAACGCCGCCGCCCACACCACCACGACCACCGTGTCCGGTTCGCTCGGCGCGCTGGCCTCCTACCAGGCCGAAAACGGTTCCCTCACCCTGATGACGGTGCTGCTGTTCGCCATCTCCGCGTTGGTGATCGGCGCGTTCTTCACGGTGTGGACCGTGCAGCGCATGCCCGACATCGCCACCTTGAAAGCCTTGGGCGCGACCTCCGGCTCCCTGGTCCGCGACGCCCTCGCCCAGGCCGCGATCGTGCTCGCCGCCGGTGTCGGGCTCGGCCTCGGAATCACCGTCGTCGCAGCCACTTTCATGGGCGACGCACTCCCCTTCGTACTGAGCCCGGCCACCACCCTGCTACCGGCCGCCGCCCTCATCGTCCTGGGCTTGTTCGGCGCCGCGTTCGCCCTGCGGTTCCTTTTCACCACCGACCCGCTCACCGCACTCGGCGCAGCCCGCTAA
- a CDS encoding DUF1460 domain-containing protein, translating into MVSNTVRIIARVLLVLAALVLVLPTAHATPAVDDVTARKIDELLAVRGETTRSKGELLEALSRRFLGTPYGANLLIGSATRPEELVVDFRRVDCFTYLDYVEALSRSATRDEFTANLIETRYAGGKVDYRQRKHFFTDWAATPRIAATDITGALSAAAVPVTKQLNAKADGGRYLPGLPVVDRPMTFIPSAAVNDAVVSQLRTGDYIGAYTDQAGLDVTHVGLFVMTPNGPVFRNASSLAENNKVVDSPFFDYARTVPGLIVLRPQ; encoded by the coding sequence TTGGTATCGAACACCGTGCGCATCATCGCTCGCGTACTGCTCGTCCTGGCGGCGCTGGTCTTGGTGCTGCCCACGGCGCACGCCACCCCGGCCGTCGATGACGTCACCGCGCGCAAGATCGATGAGCTGCTGGCGGTGCGGGGCGAGACGACGCGGAGCAAGGGTGAACTGCTCGAGGCACTGTCGCGCAGGTTCCTGGGCACGCCGTACGGGGCGAACCTGCTGATCGGCTCGGCGACCCGGCCCGAAGAGCTGGTCGTCGACTTCCGGCGCGTGGATTGCTTCACCTACCTCGATTACGTGGAAGCGCTCAGCAGGTCCGCCACCCGCGACGAGTTCACCGCGAACCTCATCGAAACCCGCTACGCCGGCGGCAAAGTCGACTACCGGCAGCGGAAGCATTTCTTCACCGACTGGGCGGCCACGCCCCGGATCGCCGCCACCGATATCACCGGCGCACTGAGCGCGGCGGCGGTCCCCGTCACCAAGCAGCTGAATGCGAAAGCCGATGGTGGGCGGTATCTTCCGGGACTGCCGGTGGTCGACCGGCCGATGACCTTCATTCCGAGCGCCGCTGTGAACGACGCTGTCGTGAGCCAGCTTCGCACCGGCGACTACATCGGCGCGTACACCGATCAGGCGGGACTGGACGTCACCCATGTCGGCCTCTTCGTCATGACTCCGAACGGCCCGGTGTTCCGCAACGCGTCCTCGCTCGCCGAGAACAACAAGGTCGTCGACTCCCCGTTCTTCGACTACGCCCGCACTGTCCCGGGCCTGATCGTCCTTCGCCCGCAGTAG
- a CDS encoding sensor histidine kinase, which produces MHSSPLTPVFTALRLGLHVLVTALATVTAVRALLPEAEHPVPVLLLVAAFLITYFAGSKVGRRPGGILAWLGLLTLLWLCLVPLAPDAGYLAFGLFFLYLHLLPRPWSLLAVVAATGVAVAGFGTQRGWSVGGVIGPVIGAAVAVGIGLGYQALFRESAERQRLIDELLSTRETLAEQERNAGKLAERERLAQEIHDTVAQGLSSIQLLLHAAEQSAPEHPALQQIQLARDTAAENLAETRRLIAELAPAALDGQSLAQALERICLRAEGVTAQLVVEGAPERLPMPIEAALVRIAQGAVSNVVQHAQADRMRLTLTYSGDEVLLDVVDNGVGIEPAVLEHAPSGSFGLAAMRSRVEQQGGTFAVESEPGHTAVTVSFPLDPVSTANTTGERA; this is translated from the coding sequence GTGCATTCTTCGCCGCTCACCCCTGTCTTCACCGCGCTGCGGCTGGGCCTGCATGTGCTGGTGACGGCGTTGGCGACGGTCACCGCCGTCCGCGCGCTGCTCCCGGAGGCCGAACACCCGGTCCCGGTGCTGCTGCTCGTCGCGGCCTTCCTTATTACCTACTTCGCGGGATCCAAAGTCGGCCGCCGGCCGGGTGGGATTCTGGCCTGGCTCGGGCTGCTCACGCTCCTGTGGCTCTGCCTGGTACCGCTCGCCCCGGACGCCGGGTACCTCGCGTTCGGCCTGTTCTTCCTTTATCTCCATCTGCTGCCGCGCCCGTGGAGCCTGCTCGCGGTGGTCGCGGCGACGGGCGTCGCCGTCGCCGGGTTCGGCACGCAGCGCGGCTGGTCGGTGGGCGGGGTGATCGGGCCGGTCATCGGTGCGGCCGTCGCTGTCGGCATCGGCCTGGGATACCAGGCACTGTTCCGGGAGTCGGCCGAGCGGCAGCGGCTCATCGACGAATTGCTCAGTACCCGGGAGACTCTCGCCGAGCAGGAACGCAATGCGGGCAAGCTGGCCGAGCGCGAACGTCTCGCGCAGGAGATCCATGACACCGTCGCGCAGGGGCTCAGCAGTATTCAGCTGCTGCTGCATGCCGCCGAACAGTCGGCCCCGGAACACCCCGCGCTGCAACAGATTCAGCTAGCCCGCGATACGGCTGCCGAGAATCTCGCCGAAACCCGCAGGCTGATCGCCGAATTGGCCCCCGCTGCCCTGGACGGCCAATCTCTCGCGCAGGCGCTGGAGCGGATTTGCCTACGCGCCGAAGGGGTTACGGCCCAGCTCGTGGTCGAAGGCGCCCCGGAGCGTCTGCCGATGCCGATCGAAGCCGCGCTGGTGCGCATTGCCCAGGGGGCGGTATCGAACGTCGTCCAGCACGCGCAAGCTGATCGAATGCGCCTCACCCTCACCTATTCCGGCGACGAGGTCCTACTCGACGTCGTCGACAACGGGGTCGGCATCGAGCCCGCGGTGCTCGAACACGCGCCCTCGGGCTCCTTCGGATTGGCCGCGATGCGGTCCCGGGTGGAGCAGCAGGGCGGTACGTTCGCGGTCGAATCCGAACCGGGCCACACCGCTGTCACGGTATCGTTCCCGCTGGATCCGGTTTCCACGGCGAACACGACGGGGGAGCGCGCATGA
- a CDS encoding LysR family transcriptional regulator, with protein MAKSARAVCKDADMSSGRPSADDLLILLAVGRSGRFVSAADELGLNHTTISRRIAALEETLGGRVLTRVTGGWELTDLGREALVAAEAVESAVKSLTADAGGTRVLEGVVRISATDGFSAYLAAPAVAEVQRQHPGISAEIVTATRRASQQRSGLDLEIVVGEPQVLRAKAIRLGDYCLGLYGSRDYLREHGTPGSMEDLARYPLVYFIDSMLQVDDLDVAANFATAMRESITSTNVFVHVEATRAAAGLGLLPCFMADRHPDLLRVLRDKISVRLTYWLVTRTETLRRPEVSAIVDALCAQVRSQRNILLGSAAGTPVPARYNLAQSAAREESL; from the coding sequence ATGGCCAAATCCGCACGGGCAGTCTGCAAGGATGCAGATATGAGCTCCGGTCGACCCAGTGCCGACGACCTGTTGATCCTGCTCGCGGTCGGCCGGTCCGGCCGGTTCGTCTCCGCGGCCGACGAGCTGGGGCTGAACCACACCACGATCTCCCGGCGCATCGCGGCGCTCGAGGAAACCCTCGGCGGACGGGTGCTGACCCGGGTTACCGGCGGGTGGGAACTGACAGATCTCGGGCGCGAAGCGCTGGTCGCCGCCGAAGCGGTGGAATCGGCGGTGAAATCCTTGACCGCCGACGCCGGCGGCACCCGGGTCCTGGAAGGCGTCGTCCGGATCTCGGCCACCGACGGATTCAGCGCCTACCTGGCCGCGCCCGCCGTCGCCGAGGTGCAGCGGCAGCATCCCGGCATCTCCGCCGAAATAGTGACCGCCACCCGGCGCGCCTCGCAGCAGCGTTCCGGACTGGACCTCGAGATCGTCGTCGGCGAACCACAAGTACTGCGCGCCAAGGCTATTCGATTGGGCGACTACTGCCTCGGCCTGTACGGCTCGCGAGATTATCTGCGCGAGCACGGCACCCCGGGCTCGATGGAGGACCTGGCGCGCTACCCCCTGGTGTACTTCATCGACTCCATGCTCCAGGTCGACGACCTCGACGTGGCCGCGAACTTCGCCACCGCCATGCGCGAATCCATCACCTCCACCAATGTTTTCGTGCATGTCGAAGCCACCCGCGCCGCCGCCGGACTCGGCCTGCTGCCCTGCTTCATGGCCGACCGGCACCCCGATCTGCTGCGCGTCCTGCGGGACAAGATCTCCGTTCGCCTCACCTACTGGCTCGTCACCCGCACCGAAACCCTGCGTCGTCCGGAGGTCTCCGCGATTGTCGATGCCCTCTGCGCGCAGGTTCGAAGTCAGCGAAACATACTGCTTGGTTCGGCCGCCGGAACGCCGGTTCCCGCGAGGTATAACCTGGCGCAATCGGCCGCTCGTGAGGAATCCCTGTGA
- a CDS encoding PPOX class F420-dependent oxidoreductase, giving the protein MASLSDPKVRDFLTHATRTGKVAFAASDGRPIVTPVWFVLEGDTLVFNTGKNTAKGKAFARDDRIALCVDLEEPPYGSVQIQGTVTLSEDPDELVRTATEIGGRYMGADRAEEFGKRNGVPGELVVRLHPTKIIASFDATA; this is encoded by the coding sequence ATGGCTTCCCTCTCGGATCCGAAGGTGCGCGACTTCCTCACCCACGCCACCCGCACCGGCAAAGTCGCTTTCGCCGCCAGTGACGGCCGCCCGATCGTGACGCCGGTCTGGTTCGTCCTGGAAGGCGACACCCTGGTCTTCAACACCGGCAAGAACACCGCCAAGGGCAAGGCTTTCGCCCGCGACGATCGCATCGCCCTGTGCGTCGATCTGGAGGAACCCCCGTACGGCTCCGTCCAGATCCAAGGAACCGTCACCCTCTCCGAGGACCCGGACGAACTCGTCCGTACCGCCACCGAAATCGGCGGCCGCTACATGGGCGCCGACCGAGCCGAGGAATTCGGCAAACGCAACGGCGTCCCCGGCGAACTCGTCGTCCGCCTCCACCCCACCAAAATCATCGCCTCCTTCGACGCCACCGCCTGA
- the cobM gene encoding precorrin-4 C(11)-methyltransferase → MTVHFVGAGPGAADLLTVRAVELLRTSPVCLYAGTYLDPEVLAHCAPGTELIDTQHLDIDQITDHLVQAHRSGKDVARLCSGDPSIYSALTEQTRRLDAHAIPWDVTPGVPAYAAAAALLGTELTVPELVQSVVLTRTQARSTAMPDSEGLANFARTGATLVLHLAITRIRTLATELTSDYGPDCPAAVVYRASQPDQLILRGTLADIADQVEAADLRQAAVILVGRALTPALNCTVSHLYDPARQRHV, encoded by the coding sequence ATGACCGTGCACTTCGTCGGGGCCGGGCCGGGGGCTGCGGACCTTTTGACCGTGCGCGCGGTCGAGTTGCTGCGGACCTCGCCGGTCTGCCTCTACGCGGGGACCTATCTGGATCCCGAGGTACTCGCGCACTGCGCTCCCGGCACCGAGCTGATCGACACCCAGCACCTGGACATCGACCAGATCACCGACCATCTGGTCCAGGCCCATCGGTCCGGCAAGGACGTGGCGCGCCTCTGCTCCGGCGACCCGTCCATCTACTCCGCGCTCACCGAACAAACCCGCCGCCTCGACGCCCACGCCATCCCCTGGGACGTCACCCCCGGCGTCCCCGCCTACGCCGCCGCAGCCGCGCTACTAGGTACCGAACTGACCGTCCCCGAACTGGTCCAGTCGGTAGTCCTCACCCGCACCCAGGCCCGCTCCACCGCCATGCCCGACTCCGAGGGCCTAGCCAACTTCGCCCGCACCGGCGCCACCCTGGTCCTGCACCTGGCCATCACCCGAATCAGAACCCTGGCCACCGAGCTGACCTCCGACTACGGCCCCGACTGCCCGGCCGCCGTCGTCTACCGCGCCAGCCAGCCGGACCAACTGATCCTGCGCGGCACCCTCGCCGACATCGCCGACCAGGTCGAAGCCGCCGACCTCCGCCAGGCCGCCGTCATCCTCGTCGGCCGCGCCCTCACCCCGGCCCTGAACTGCACGGTGTCCCACTTGTACGACCCAGCCCGGCAACGCCACGTCTGA
- a CDS encoding metallophosphoesterase: MKYVPRIALFLAIPALLFLLPWWTLVGATSSGTAFWIGSAVFLAGYVCLPAAMFRGHGPAQSDAASIVGDTLLGVMWVLFSWSLIGNIAGLGLLAAGVDDPTRSRMVAAGVLAVSAALVAYGIYEARRVPRVRTLEVPIRDLGAGLDGLRLVVITDTHFAALNRLRWSERVVEVVNALEPDIACHAGDLADGSVAKRHPQVDPLGKVEAALGRFYITGNHEYFGDAQGWIDHMASIGWQPMHNQHETVTRGGDRLVLAGIDDPTGVGLPGHGPNLTAALAGAEPGVPVVLLAHQPRQVTEAAAAGVALQISGHTHGGQIWPFHYLVRLEQPVVAGLSWHGGTQLYTSRGTGFWGPQLRVFAPSEITMLVLRTA; this comes from the coding sequence GTGAAATACGTGCCCCGCATCGCTCTCTTCCTGGCGATTCCGGCTCTGCTGTTCCTGCTCCCGTGGTGGACGCTGGTCGGCGCGACCAGTTCCGGCACGGCGTTCTGGATCGGCAGCGCGGTGTTCCTGGCCGGTTATGTGTGCCTGCCCGCGGCGATGTTCCGCGGCCACGGGCCCGCGCAGTCGGACGCGGCGTCCATCGTCGGCGACACCCTGCTCGGTGTGATGTGGGTGCTGTTCAGCTGGTCCTTGATCGGCAACATCGCCGGGCTCGGATTGCTGGCGGCCGGGGTGGACGATCCGACCCGCTCGCGGATGGTCGCGGCGGGCGTGCTGGCGGTGAGCGCGGCGCTGGTCGCCTACGGCATCTACGAGGCGCGGCGCGTGCCCCGGGTGCGCACGCTCGAGGTACCGATTCGCGACCTCGGCGCGGGCCTGGACGGGCTGCGCCTAGTGGTCATCACCGACACCCACTTCGCCGCGTTGAACCGGCTGCGCTGGTCGGAGCGGGTGGTCGAGGTCGTGAACGCGCTCGAGCCCGATATCGCCTGTCACGCGGGCGATCTCGCCGATGGCTCGGTCGCGAAACGGCATCCGCAGGTGGATCCGCTCGGCAAGGTCGAAGCCGCGCTGGGCCGCTTCTACATCACCGGCAATCACGAGTATTTCGGCGATGCCCAGGGCTGGATCGACCACATGGCGTCCATCGGCTGGCAGCCGATGCACAACCAGCACGAAACCGTCACCCGCGGCGGCGACCGGCTGGTGCTCGCGGGTATCGACGACCCGACCGGCGTCGGCCTGCCCGGACACGGGCCGAATCTGACGGCGGCCCTCGCGGGCGCGGAACCCGGCGTGCCGGTGGTCCTGCTCGCTCATCAGCCCCGCCAGGTCACCGAGGCCGCCGCGGCCGGGGTGGCGCTGCAGATCTCGGGCCACACGCACGGTGGTCAGATCTGGCCCTTCCACTACCTGGTCCGGCTGGAGCAACCGGTGGTCGCGGGACTGTCCTGGCACGGCGGCACTCAGCTCTACACGAGCCGGGGTACCGGATTCTGGGGCCCGCAGCTGCGGGTCTTCGCGCCGAGTGAGATCACGATGCTGGTGCTGCGAACCGCCTAG
- a CDS encoding response regulator transcription factor, translating into MIRLLLADDHAIVRAGLRALLEGSGDITVVGDVPSAEAAVAFCATTSVDLVLMDLSFGPGRSGVDATTELRALPQPPNILVVTNYDTDADILGAIEAGACGYILKDTPPPELLAAVRSAAAGESVLSPAVASKLMTRVRRADTTLSPREIEVLRLVADGKSNREIAKELFLSETTVKSHLVHIYAKLGVRSRTSAVARAREQGAI; encoded by the coding sequence ATGATCCGCCTGCTGCTCGCCGACGACCACGCCATTGTGCGAGCCGGTTTGCGCGCACTGCTGGAAGGCAGCGGCGACATCACTGTTGTCGGGGATGTGCCTTCCGCCGAAGCGGCCGTTGCCTTTTGCGCGACCACCTCGGTCGACCTGGTGCTGATGGATCTGAGCTTCGGCCCCGGCCGCTCCGGTGTCGACGCCACCACCGAACTGCGCGCCCTCCCGCAACCGCCGAACATCTTGGTAGTCACCAACTATGACACCGACGCCGACATCCTCGGCGCCATCGAAGCGGGCGCCTGCGGCTACATCCTGAAGGACACCCCGCCCCCCGAACTGCTCGCCGCGGTCCGCTCGGCGGCGGCGGGTGAAAGCGTGCTGTCCCCGGCCGTGGCCTCGAAGCTGATGACTCGCGTCCGTCGCGCCGACACCACTCTGAGCCCCCGTGAAATCGAGGTGCTGCGCCTGGTCGCCGACGGGAAGTCCAATCGTGAGATCGCCAAGGAACTGTTCTTGAGCGAAACCACCGTCAAGTCCCACCTGGTGCACATCTACGCGAAACTCGGTGTCCGCTCGCGAACTTCAGCGGTGGCACGGGCCCGCGAGCAGGGCGCCATCTGA
- a CDS encoding TetR/AcrR family transcriptional regulator gives MTSVDPVAPTRREQLKAQRRGQLLEAGARLIAERGFLGMRLDDLGAAVGISGPAVYRHFPNKEALLVELLVGVSQRLFDGGKAVVAGAASAEDALSALVDFHLDFALGDPELIRIQDRDLENVPVAPRRELRRTQRQYVEVWVGVLQELHPELAEETARVQAHAAFGLMNSTPHSASSRGTAARARPILRQMVLAALG, from the coding sequence GTGACCAGCGTGGACCCTGTCGCGCCCACCCGCCGCGAGCAGTTGAAGGCACAGCGGCGCGGTCAGCTGCTGGAAGCCGGTGCCCGGTTGATCGCCGAGCGCGGGTTCCTCGGCATGCGCCTGGACGACCTGGGCGCGGCCGTCGGGATCAGCGGGCCCGCGGTCTACCGGCATTTCCCGAACAAGGAAGCGCTGCTGGTCGAGCTCCTCGTGGGAGTCAGCCAGCGGCTGTTCGACGGCGGCAAGGCCGTGGTGGCCGGCGCCGCTTCGGCGGAAGACGCCTTGAGCGCGCTGGTCGACTTCCACCTGGACTTCGCGCTCGGCGATCCCGAACTCATCCGCATCCAGGACCGCGACCTCGAGAACGTCCCGGTCGCTCCGCGGCGGGAGCTGCGCCGCACCCAGCGGCAGTACGTCGAGGTATGGGTCGGGGTGCTGCAGGAGCTGCATCCGGAGCTCGCCGAGGAGACGGCGCGGGTGCAGGCGCACGCCGCCTTCGGCCTGATGAACTCGACGCCGCACAGTGCGTCGTCCCGGGGGACCGCCGCCCGCGCCCGGCCGATCCTGCGGCAGATGGTGCTGGCGGCGCTGGGCTAG
- a CDS encoding 3-hydroxybutyrate dehydrogenase, whose product MSDLTGRSALVTGGASGIGAACARLLAARGATVTIADIDETGAKELAHELGGKAWAVDLLDVTALEDRRLDIDILVNNAGVQRISPIEDFPPEQFRHLLTLMVEAPFLLIRAALPHMYRNGFGRIVNISSVHGLRASAYKAAYVTAKHALEGLSKVTALEGGPQGVTSNCVNPGYVRTPLVDKQIADQARTHGIPEQEVIEKIMLTESAVKRLVEPEEVASLVGWLVSPEAGMVTGASYTMDGGWSAR is encoded by the coding sequence ATGAGTGACCTGACCGGTAGATCCGCGCTGGTCACCGGCGGTGCGAGCGGCATCGGCGCGGCCTGTGCCCGGCTGCTCGCCGCACGCGGCGCCACCGTCACCATCGCCGACATCGATGAGACCGGCGCGAAGGAACTCGCTCATGAACTGGGCGGAAAGGCTTGGGCGGTAGATCTTCTCGACGTCACCGCGCTGGAAGACCGCCGGCTCGACATCGACATCCTGGTGAACAACGCCGGGGTGCAGCGCATCTCACCGATCGAGGATTTTCCGCCCGAACAGTTCCGCCACCTGCTCACCCTCATGGTGGAGGCGCCGTTCCTGCTGATCCGCGCGGCACTGCCGCACATGTACCGCAACGGATTCGGCCGGATCGTCAATATCTCGTCGGTGCACGGCCTGCGCGCCTCCGCCTACAAGGCGGCCTACGTGACGGCCAAGCATGCCCTGGAAGGCCTTTCGAAGGTGACCGCGCTCGAAGGCGGTCCGCAGGGGGTGACCAGCAATTGCGTCAATCCCGGGTATGTGCGAACACCGTTGGTGGACAAGCAGATCGCCGATCAGGCCCGCACCCACGGGATCCCCGAGCAAGAGGTGATCGAGAAGATCATGCTCACGGAGAGCGCCGTCAAACGCCTGGTCGAGCCGGAAGAGGTTGCGTCCCTGGTCGGTTGGCTCGTCTCGCCGGAAGCGGGCATGGTCACCGGGGCGTCCTACACGATGGACGGAGGCTGGAGCGCCCGATGA